AAAAACGATTTTAGATTTTCTATCTTTTTCTCGTTTTTACCTACAAAACCATAGGAAATAGCTCTTTGATAAAAAGCATAATCGGCGTCGACACTTTTTTGTTCAATTACTTTAGCATAGGCCTCCATGGCTTGTGCATATTTAGAAGTTACAAATCGACAATCTGCTAAACGCAAATAAGCATCATTCATACGGGCTTTATCTGTTCCTTTTTCAATTTGTTTTTGAAAATAATTTCCTGCCTGGTCGTAGTCTTTCATTTTGAAATAGGCATAGGCTATATTGTAATTGCAGTTAGTAAATTCAGCTGTGTTTTTAGCTTCTGCGTTACCCAAGAATTGTTTGAATGACAACAACGCATTAATAAAATCATCTAACACAAATTGGGTTTCTCCTTTCCAAAAAGTAGCTCTCGCTGAAATCGTTGCGTCTTTTTGTAGAGCAACTGCTTTTTCAAAACTTTTCAAAGCAGTTTGATATTCACCGTCTGTATACGATTGCAGCCCACTATAAAACAATACTTTTTGATAGGCTAATTTATTTTCTTGACTTTCTTTTTTTTCTAAAATAGCCAATGCTTCTGTATAATTTTTAGAAGACAGGTAGGAATCAATCAATAATTTTTCAATTTCTGATTGGTGGGAATTCTTTGGGTATTGTTCTAAAAAAGCAGTTAAAATAGCCGGAACGCTTTCGTAAGAATTACCTATTTCATAACTTAATTTTACATAATTCAAACTTGACTCTTCTTTCAATGAAGCGTCAAAATCCATATCGGAAGCATTTTTAAACGCATTCAAGGCTTCTTGTTTTTTGTTCAAACTTAAGTAACTCTGCCCCAAATGATAATAGCCATTTTGCGCCACAAAATCTTTTCCCTCAATAATTTTATTGAATTGTGAAATAGCATTTTGAAAGTCTTTTTGTTGGTAATACGCAAAACCTAGTTGGTAATAATCGGTATTGGTCCATTTTCCATTTTTGCCTTTGTACCCTTCCAAGTAAGTAACAGCTTTGGCGTATTCTTTTAAATTAAAATAGCTTTCGCCAATAATCTTATTCAATTCGGATTGTTCTGCCAGAGTCGATTTTGGCATAGCTACAATTCCTAAATCAATTGCTTTTTGAAAATTACCTAATTTAAAATTCATATCCGATTGGTAATAGGACATGCGTTCTTTGTATTTTGATTCGGTTGAAACGGCATCAAAATATTGGGTCGCTTGCTTGTAATCGTCGCCTTCATAAGCCATAAATCCCAAATAATACTTTGCTTGCGAACCGTAATATTGGGTATTCAACACTTTATTGAAGTAAGCTGAAGCTAGTTTTTTGTTTTTAGCAATAAAAAAACTGTAGCCTTTTTGAAAATTATACTTCTCGCTTTCATTAGCATTCAAATACATTTCATCAACCTTTTCATACCAAAACAAAGCTTTCTCGTAATTTTCTTGTTGGAAATAAAAATGACCCACTTCTACACATCCTTGGTTTTTTCGGGTACTAGTTGGATAATCTGAAACAAAGCGTTCCATCAAACTACCGGCATTCGGCTGACGTTCTCTAATAGCACACATGGCAGTATAATAATTCCAATCTGCTTGAATCTCTTGACTCAATGAATTGGTTTTAAGCCGATCTAATACAAATCTAGCAGAAGCATATTGACCTGAATTATACAATGAAACTGCCGTTTCAAAATCCTTTAGATTAGAATTATATATAGTTGATTTTTGTGCTGAAACCGAAAAAGTTCCCCCGAAAAAAAGGGCAAGTAAAATCCCAGAAAGTATACGCATTGTAATTTTTTGTTTAAAATTCAAATGTATCATATTATACGGTCTATAACGAAGTGGATGATGTATTTATTATGAACAATTGTTTTAACAAAAAATAAAAAAAATTGCGTTTGATAATTGTAAATTGGCAATTGATAATTACTTTTACGACTTAAATAACTGCAAATTATGTCACAATCCATTTTATCTTTAAGAAATGCTACTATTTATCAAGAAGGAAAAACCATTTTATCTGATGTAAACCTAGAAGTAAAACAAGGTGAATTCATTTATGTTATTGGAAAAACTGGCTCAGGAAAAAGTAGTTTATTAAAGACTTTATATGCTGATTTAGAGCTTAAAGAAGGCGCTGGACATATTGTTGATTTTGATTTAGCAACTTTGAAAGAGGATGATATTCCGTTTTTAAGAAGAAAAATCGGGATTGTATTTCAAGATTTCAAATTACTTCCAGACCGCACCGTAAAAGACAATATGCTTTTTGTATTAAAAGCAACAGGCTGGACTGACAACTCAGAAATGCTTCAAAAAATAGACGAAGTTTTAGACAAAGTAGGCATGAAAGACTTTGCAACAAAAATGCCACACCAATTATCTGGTGGAGAACAACAACGTGTTGCCATTGCAAGAGCTTTGTTGAATGACCCCGAATTAATTTTGGCCGATGAGCCAACAGGAAATTTGGATCCGCAAACTAGTGCTGAAGTTTTAGAAGTTTTACGTAAAATCAATGAAAACGGGAAAACCGTTGTAATGTCTACTCATGATTATGCATTGTTAGTTAAATTCCCCTACAAAACATTAAAATGTGAAGATGCTAAAATTTTTGAAGTAGTTCAAAAAACGGCTTAATTCCAATGAAGCAAATTAGCTCGGTACAAAACCCATTCGTCAAATCATTAGTGTTATTGCAAGAAAAAGCAAAAGCACGCAAGCAGACTGGCACTTTTTTAATGGAAGGCCAACGCGAAATTAGTATTGCTATCAAAGGGGGGTATCAAATTGAAACCGTTCTTTTCTTACCCGAAATTTGTACTGAAAAACAAGCTTCTCAATTAGCCCCAACTGCTGAATTAATTGAAATCAATAAAGAAGTTTTTCAAAAATTAGCTTACCGAGATACTACCGAAGGAATTTTGGCTGTAGCCAAAACTAAGTCAACGCTTTTATCTGATTTACAATTATCTGAAAATCCATTAATCTTGGTAGCCGAAGCACCTGAAAAACCAGGAAATATTGGCGCTCTTTTGCGAACCGCAGATGCTGCACATTTAGACGCGGTGATTATAGCAAATCCAAAAAGCGATTTATACAACCCCAATATTGTTCGTTCTAGTGTTGGCTGTTTGTTTACAAACCAAATAGCTACAGGAACTACCGCAGAAATTATTGCTTTTCTAAAAGAAAAAAATATTGCTATTTACTGTGCTACCCTGCAAAATTCTAATGGGTACCATTTAGAAAATTATACTACTCCAACTGCTTTAGTTGTAGGAACTGAGGCCACTGGCTTGACCCAAGAATGGCGAGATGCTGCAACACAAAATATCATCATCCCGATGCAAGGAGAGATTGATTCCATGAACGTTTCAGTTGCTGCTGCTATTTTAATTTTCGAAGCCAAAAGACAAAGAGGTTTTTAAAATATCCATCCAAAATATTCTTTAAATACACTTGCGTAATTAGTCGGTTTTTTCTATTTTTAGAAATTGAACCCCGCTTACTATGACAGAGATAGACATCGAAAAAGAAAACAAAGCCATTGCTCAAGAATACAAGGAGTTACTACGAATTAGTTACCAAACACTAACCGATAGCGACAAGAAGTTAATTCGTAAAGCGTTTGATGTAGCCGTTGACGCACACAAAGACCAACGCAGAAAATCGGGTGAAGCCTATATATTTCATCCTATTGCCGTGGCTAAAATTGTAGCTTCAGAAATTGGTCTAGGCGCTACTTCCATTGCTGCAGCTTTATTACACGATGTGGTCGAAGACACCCCCATTACTGTGGAAGATATTGAACGCTTGTTCAATCCGAAAGTGGCGCAAATGGTGGAAGGATTGACTAAAATTTCCTTGGTTCAAAAAGATTTAAACGCTTCCATTCAAGCGGAGAATTTTAGAAAAATGATTTTGACGCTTAACGACGATGTTCGAGTAATTTTAATCAAACTCGCCGATCGTTTGCACAACATGCAAACTATGGAATCCATGCGTGAAGACAAACAAACCAAAATTGCTTCAGAAACCCTATACATTTACGCACCCCTCGCCCATCGTTTGGGTTTATACAATATCAAAACCAAATTAGAAGACTTAGGTTTAAAATACACGGAACCTGCTATTTACAACGATATTTTAGGGAAAATAAAAGAAACTAAAGAAGAACAAGACGCCTATATCAAAGACATCTCAGATGTTTTAAAAAAATCTATGGACGAAGAAGGAGTAGAATATGCCATTAAAGGACGTCCAAAGTCGATTTACTCTATTCGTCGAAAAATGAAGGCACAAGGTGTTAGTTTTGACGAAGTCTACGACAAATTTGCCTTGCGAATTGTCTATAAATCAAATCCACATGACGAGAAATTTTTGGCCTGGAAAATCTATTCTATTGTAACTGATCATTATCGTCCAAGTCCAAGTCGTTTGCGTGATTGGATTTCGTCACCAAAATCAACTGGTTACGAAGCACTACACATTACCGTAATGGGACCAAAAGGTCGTTGGGTGGAGATTCAAGTTCGAAGCGAACGCATGGACGAAATTGCCGAAAAAGGGTATGCTGCGCATTACAAATACAAAAACGGCGCTACCGAAGAAAGCGGATTGGACGTATGGTTGAATTTATTGCGCGAAGCATTGGAAAATGCGGAAACAAATGCAGTTGATTTTGTAGAAGATTTTAAAATGAATTTATATTCGAAAGAAATCTTTGTCTTTACCCCAAAGGGAGATATTAAATCTTTACCCAAAGGTGCTACTTCGCTAGATTTTGCCTTTGGTATTCACTCAGAAATTGGTATTCGCACCAGAGGAACTCGTGTCAACGGAAAATTAGTACCGCTTAATTACGAATTAAAAAGTGGAGATCAAATTGAAGTGATCACTTCACCCAATCAAAAACCAACTACACATTGGCTAGACTATGTAACTACTGCAAGAGCCAAAACAAAAATAAAAAATGTTCTTAATGAAGATACCAAAAAAATTGGTGAAGAAGGTAAAGAGCTACTGACTCGAAAATTAAAACATTTAAAAATTACGCTTAACGAAAAAACGGTTAATGAATTAGTCAACTTTTTCAAACTAAAAACTAGTTTGGATTTATTCTACCGCGTTGGTATTGGCGCTATTGAAAACCAACAATTGAAAGATTACGCTGCGCAAAAAAGCAATACGTTCATTAGTTTTTTCAAGAACAAAATCAAACGTACTGCGACCACACCAGAAGAAGAAATCAACAAGCCAATTGTAAACAGTAATTACGACATGCTGGTGTTTGGAAAAGAACACGACAAATTAGATTACAAATTCTCTCCTTGCTGCAGCCCAATTCCAGGGGATGATGTTTTTGGTTTTGTAACGGTAAACGAAGGAATTAAAATTCACAAAAGCGACTGCCCTAATGCCATTGGTTTACAATCTAACTATGCTTATCGCATAATGACAGCCAAATGGATTGATTCCACCCAAGAAGAATTCAAAGCCATTATCAAAATAACCGGTATGGATTCGTTGGGTTTAACCAATCAGTTGACCAAAGTCATTTCGAATAATATGCATGTCAATATTCAAAGTATTTCCTTGAGTACCGATGCTGGAATTTTTCATGGACAAGTGACTGTTGTGGTACAAAACAATACGATTTTGAAAAAACTAATTGCTAATATTCGAAAAATTGAAGGTATCGAAAAAGTAAGTCGAGTATATTACTCTTAATTGGTTTTCAACAAAAGCTAAACTTATCAACCGAACTTTAGAGATTAAACA
This sequence is a window from Flavobacterium ammoniigenes. Protein-coding genes within it:
- a CDS encoding cell division ATP-binding protein FtsE, whose translation is MSQSILSLRNATIYQEGKTILSDVNLEVKQGEFIYVIGKTGSGKSSLLKTLYADLELKEGAGHIVDFDLATLKEDDIPFLRRKIGIVFQDFKLLPDRTVKDNMLFVLKATGWTDNSEMLQKIDEVLDKVGMKDFATKMPHQLSGGEQQRVAIARALLNDPELILADEPTGNLDPQTSAEVLEVLRKINENGKTVVMSTHDYALLVKFPYKTLKCEDAKIFEVVQKTA
- a CDS encoding RelA/SpoT family protein translates to MTEIDIEKENKAIAQEYKELLRISYQTLTDSDKKLIRKAFDVAVDAHKDQRRKSGEAYIFHPIAVAKIVASEIGLGATSIAAALLHDVVEDTPITVEDIERLFNPKVAQMVEGLTKISLVQKDLNASIQAENFRKMILTLNDDVRVILIKLADRLHNMQTMESMREDKQTKIASETLYIYAPLAHRLGLYNIKTKLEDLGLKYTEPAIYNDILGKIKETKEEQDAYIKDISDVLKKSMDEEGVEYAIKGRPKSIYSIRRKMKAQGVSFDEVYDKFALRIVYKSNPHDEKFLAWKIYSIVTDHYRPSPSRLRDWISSPKSTGYEALHITVMGPKGRWVEIQVRSERMDEIAEKGYAAHYKYKNGATEESGLDVWLNLLREALENAETNAVDFVEDFKMNLYSKEIFVFTPKGDIKSLPKGATSLDFAFGIHSEIGIRTRGTRVNGKLVPLNYELKSGDQIEVITSPNQKPTTHWLDYVTTARAKTKIKNVLNEDTKKIGEEGKELLTRKLKHLKITLNEKTVNELVNFFKLKTSLDLFYRVGIGAIENQQLKDYAAQKSNTFISFFKNKIKRTATTPEEEINKPIVNSNYDMLVFGKEHDKLDYKFSPCCSPIPGDDVFGFVTVNEGIKIHKSDCPNAIGLQSNYAYRIMTAKWIDSTQEEFKAIIKITGMDSLGLTNQLTKVISNNMHVNIQSISLSTDAGIFHGQVTVVVQNNTILKKLIANIRKIEGIEKVSRVYYS
- a CDS encoding tetratricopeptide repeat protein gives rise to the protein MRILSGILLALFFGGTFSVSAQKSTIYNSNLKDFETAVSLYNSGQYASARFVLDRLKTNSLSQEIQADWNYYTAMCAIRERQPNAGSLMERFVSDYPTSTRKNQGCVEVGHFYFQQENYEKALFWYEKVDEMYLNANESEKYNFQKGYSFFIAKNKKLASAYFNKVLNTQYYGSQAKYYLGFMAYEGDDYKQATQYFDAVSTESKYKERMSYYQSDMNFKLGNFQKAIDLGIVAMPKSTLAEQSELNKIIGESYFNLKEYAKAVTYLEGYKGKNGKWTNTDYYQLGFAYYQQKDFQNAISQFNKIIEGKDFVAQNGYYHLGQSYLSLNKKQEALNAFKNASDMDFDASLKEESSLNYVKLSYEIGNSYESVPAILTAFLEQYPKNSHQSEIEKLLIDSYLSSKNYTEALAILEKKESQENKLAYQKVLFYSGLQSYTDGEYQTALKSFEKAVALQKDATISARATFWKGETQFVLDDFINALLSFKQFLGNAEAKNTAEFTNCNYNIAYAYFKMKDYDQAGNYFQKQIEKGTDKARMNDAYLRLADCRFVTSKYAQAMEAYAKVIEQKSVDADYAFYQRAISYGFVGKNEKKIENLKSFLQLYPKSENRDDALFELGNTYVAENKDEQAIATYDQLIKEFDKGSFVSKAILRQGLVYYNADKDAQAIVKFKQVVAEFPKSSEALEAVSTARLIYVENGKVDEYASWVRTLDFVTVSDAELDNDTYESAEKQYQQTNTSQAIAGFGAYLTAFPKGIHALQANFYLAQSLFANGSEEKSVANYENVIAEPRNEYTEPSLVRLGQIYLKAKEVEKAILILSRIETEADMLQNKTFAQANLMKLYYDKKDFANAVVYAEKVLDNPKAEADVASDAQIVVARSAMETGDEAKAKAGYEKLMTAQGELGAEALYYDAYFKNKEGKFEDSNVVVQQLAKNFSDYKYIGAKGLLLMAANFYALKDSYQATFILETIIKNFSDFTDIVAKAQTDLEAIKAEESKTNSSITN
- a CDS encoding TrmH family RNA methyltransferase, translating into MKQISSVQNPFVKSLVLLQEKAKARKQTGTFLMEGQREISIAIKGGYQIETVLFLPEICTEKQASQLAPTAELIEINKEVFQKLAYRDTTEGILAVAKTKSTLLSDLQLSENPLILVAEAPEKPGNIGALLRTADAAHLDAVIIANPKSDLYNPNIVRSSVGCLFTNQIATGTTAEIIAFLKEKNIAIYCATLQNSNGYHLENYTTPTALVVGTEATGLTQEWRDAATQNIIIPMQGEIDSMNVSVAAAILIFEAKRQRGF